The segment ATTGGAGGCTTTCAAAACTTCATATATTCTTATACTCTCGGTGAATCCCAATATATTCTTCGCTTCACTCCTGACACACTTCGTACCTCTGAAGGGCTTGCAGCCGAAATCGAATGGATTCGTTACCTCGCGGAGAAGGGAGTGTCAGTTTCAGCTCCGGTTCTATCGGCGAATGGAAGGGATTATGAGCGTATTCATGGGAATACGATGGATTTTTACGCAGCAGCGTTCAATTTTGCACCCGGCACAAAAGTAGGATATCCGGAATGCCTGGGGAATCCGATGCTATATGAACAATGTGGCCGTATTACAGGCCGTCTTCATGAACTGAGTAAGCGGTATAAACCGGTATTCAGAAGACATACCTGGGAGACTAACGAATACCTTGTGCGGGCGAAAGATTATTTGCCGGCAGAGCTTGGGCCCATTCTGCATGCCCTAGACGGACTAAAAGCTGATTTGAGCAGTTTGCCTGTTACCTCAGATAATTTCGGTTTAATTCACGGGGATATCAACGTAGGTAATTTCTTGGTAGATGAGTCAGGGCGGATAACGCTTTTTGATTTCGATGAGTGTCAATACAGCTGGTATGCTGAGGATATTGCTATCCAGCTCTATTATTTACTATATGTATTTGGGGAAGATTCGAGGTCTGAACGTAAGGAGCAATACGAGCTTTTTATCCGTCATTTCGAGTTAGGCTACACGGAGGATGGCCGGCAGCTTCCCGATGGCTGGAAGAGTCAACTGGATTTGTTTCTTAAACTGCGTGAAATTATCGTAGTCGTCGGCATGCACCGGAGTTGGGATTTAACCCAGGCTGACGATTGGACGCGTAGGTTCTTGCAAGAGAGTACAGTGCGTATTACCAAGGGGATTTCATTAATTGATGGGTTCGGCGAAGAGGGGCAACGATGATAGTTGGAAAAAGCACACTTAATTCCAGCGAAACGGAGAGTTGTGGGTAAGCAATTGGAAAAAGTCCACCTAATCCCCCGAAAATCATCGAATTGGACGGAATCGTAGAAATTAAGTGTTGTTTGTCCAACTACTGTCTGCAAATGGGGCGATGCCGTCAAATTAGATGGACCAAATCCACTTAACGCCACCGGCTGCGTTCAGATTTGTACACTAAACCATTGAATCGGTGTATCCCTGTTCTGAAACGTTCCTGGGTATGATACTTTTCTTATGGGTACCGAAAAAATAGAATGAAATTTAGTTAGGATGGGTGAAAATGGACAACCACTATGAATACCTTCTGCTTGCCTTCGAAGAAGCTGAAAAAGCAAAAGAAGAAGGGACTTACCCAATTGGGGCAGTCATTATTGATTCTAACGGAACTGTTGTTAGCCGGGGTAGAAATAGAGTTTTTTCCAGCTATGATACAACTTCACATGCAGAAGTAGACGCTATAAGAAAGGCTGGACATAAGATATTAGATGTTGAAAGTAAGAAATTTGTTGTAGATAACGGGCTTACGTTATATACGACGTGCGAGCCCTGTCCAATGTGTACGGGGACTATAGTTCTCTCCAAGATAAAAAAAGTGGTGTGGGCTGCAAATGATGCTGAAATCGGAGCATTTAAAAAATTCAAAGAAAGGACAAGTCCGTTGCCGATTTATAATGATTTATTTAATGACATTGAAATTGTGGCTGCTCCCTACTCTGATTTAGAAATTAGACAAAGACTAATGCTGGCTGAATGGAATAATAATCGGGGTTACACCGATAATCATTGGAATAAAGAATTCATACGTGATGGGGAGTGATAATTTACGAAGAGCATATTCTCAGGCGGTTAAGCTCTAACGACCAAGGCATGATCCACACGGCTCATCAAACCGTGGCGGAAAGCTGGATGTTGTTACGTGAACAGCTAAATCTGAAGAATATCGTTAATCGATTCAGCTAACGGTAACCGTCAGCTCAATAAACAGCGACAGTCTAGGACTTGAATTTCTGTCCACCACTGCCGCTGTTTCACTTTCAAGGTCTGTCTAAATATTGTTGCTTGTAGCAAGGATGAAGCTACAACCGGAACGAAGACACCGTGCTCTGCAGCTCCTCGGCCAGGCTGGCCAGGGACTGGGCGGAAGAGGCGGTCTCTTCGCTGCTGGCAGCGGACTGCTGGGTGGTGGCGGAGATGCTCTCCACGGCTGCGAGGACGTTGGTGGACTGGGCGGCTTGTTCTTCGCTGGCGGCGGCGATTTCGGAGATTTTCTGGCCGGCGTTGTTGACCATCGTCACGATCTGATGGAACGAAATGCCGGTCTTCTGCGACAGCTCCGCACTCTCCTGCACAGCGCTCACACTGTAGCGGGTATTCACCTGCATCCCCTTGATGATGCTGGTGATCTGCTTGGTGGCCTCGCCGCTGCGCTCGGCGAGCTTACGGACCTCGTCGGCCACCACCGCGAAGCCGCGGCCCTGTTCCCCTGCTCTGGCGGCTTCAATGGCGGCATTCAGAGCAAGCAGGTTGGTCTGATCGGCAATATCCTCGATGACATCGATAATCTCGCCGACCTTCTGCGAGTCCTCCTCAAGCTTAGCCATCTGCCCGCTGACAGCCTGCATACTCTCCATCGACTCCTGAATGATGCTGTTCCCGTTCTCGGCAATCGTAACGGTCTCATCGGAGATCACCGAGGCCTGCTCGGTATTCTGGGCTACAGAGTGGATCGCGCTGGACAGCTCTTTGAATAACTCGCTGATGGTCCCGGCATCATCCGCTGTGGTTGTGCTGCCGCTTGCCACCTCTTGCGTACTGGCGGAGATCTCCTCGGCGGCGGCGGACAGGCTCTGGGAATGCAGCAGGATGGAGCCCACTGTGTTGCGGAGGTTGCTGACCATCTCGTTCACCTTGGCAGCCAGGATGCCGATTTCATCTCTGGTGTCGATATCGGATTGGCTGCGCAGGTCGCCGTCAGCCACCTTCGAGAGAACTTTGACAACCTTCGCCAGCGGATTAGAAATAATCCGGGAGATAATATATCCTAGCAGGATGCACAGAATGACTGCACCGATAATGATA is part of the Paenibacillus sp. FSL M7-0420 genome and harbors:
- a CDS encoding phosphotransferase enzyme family protein → MDPHIKRMFLDEYAAEGARRFGISPKDLNFIGGFQNFIYSYTLGESQYILRFTPDTLRTSEGLAAEIEWIRYLAEKGVSVSAPVLSANGRDYERIHGNTMDFYAAAFNFAPGTKVGYPECLGNPMLYEQCGRITGRLHELSKRYKPVFRRHTWETNEYLVRAKDYLPAELGPILHALDGLKADLSSLPVTSDNFGLIHGDINVGNFLVDESGRITLFDFDECQYSWYAEDIAIQLYYLLYVFGEDSRSERKEQYELFIRHFELGYTEDGRQLPDGWKSQLDLFLKLREIIVVVGMHRSWDLTQADDWTRRFLQESTVRITKGISLIDGFGEEGQR
- a CDS encoding methyl-accepting chemotaxis protein, giving the protein MKWFYNLKTSVKLISSFLTVAVILSFVGLYGLSNLGSINKSLDDMYVNNLVPVSSLQSSQNSFSVMRVIVRDLYIKKTPEERQQRVDDYKKEKQNVLDNIAAFRKTKLSAESVQAVAPFEAAWNDYLLTYDSLVSLSLTGQDEKLLEMLRGSTLNNQGDTLKNILNELILTNTKEADQARQNGAALYSSSRNITLSIIIGAVILCILLGYIISRIISNPLAKVVKVLSKVADGDLRSQSDIDTRDEIGILAAKVNEMVSNLRNTVGSILLHSQSLSAAAEEISASTQEVASGSTTTADDAGTISELFKELSSAIHSVAQNTEQASVISDETVTIAENGNSIIQESMESMQAVSGQMAKLEEDSQKVGEIIDVIEDIADQTNLLALNAAIEAARAGEQGRGFAVVADEVRKLAERSGEATKQITSIIKGMQVNTRYSVSAVQESAELSQKTGISFHQIVTMVNNAGQKISEIAAASEEQAAQSTNVLAAVESISATTQQSAASSEETASSAQSLASLAEELQSTVSSFRL
- a CDS encoding nucleoside deaminase, producing the protein MDNHYEYLLLAFEEAEKAKEEGTYPIGAVIIDSNGTVVSRGRNRVFSSYDTTSHAEVDAIRKAGHKILDVESKKFVVDNGLTLYTTCEPCPMCTGTIVLSKIKKVVWAANDAEIGAFKKFKERTSPLPIYNDLFNDIEIVAAPYSDLEIRQRLMLAEWNNNRGYTDNHWNKEFIRDGE